Proteins found in one Persephonella sp. genomic segment:
- the rpmG gene encoding 50S ribosomal protein L33, with protein sequence MAREIITLACTECKRKNYTTTKNKRKHTERLELRKYCKFCKKHTIHREIK encoded by the coding sequence ATGGCAAGGGAAATAATTACTCTGGCTTGCACTGAGTGCAAAAGAAAGAATTACACAACAACTAAAAATAAGAGAAAACATACAGAAAGACTTGAGCTTAGAAAATATTGCAAATTTTGCAAAAAGCATACTATTCACAGAGAAATAAAATAA